A region of the Muricauda sp. MAR_2010_75 genome:
GAAAAGAAAACCTTGACCGATAAGCAAATCGATAAAATTATGGGCAAACTCTTGGCCCAGTACCAAAAAGAATTGGGAGCAGAACTACGCTAGACTCACATTTGAACGGGAAGAATCACGCTGTCAATTTCATGGATGACCGTGTTTCTTTGGTTGACATCAGCCGTAGTGATTCGGGCTGTATTTCCTATAGGGTCGGTTAAAACAATGTCATAACCATCCAAATGTGCCAATAATTTTTTCCCTTGAATAGTGGTAAAACTAGCTTTTCCATTGCCCCTGCACATGGCACGTAAAATTCGGGAAGCCGTTAAATGTCCTGCCACAATATGGTATGCCACCAACGACTTCAACGCGCTTTTGTCCTGCGAGTTGATCAACTGATTCATTTTCTCGCTTGAAAACCGCTCGAAAGCCGCATCCGAAGGTGCAAAGATTGTAAATGGTCCTGCGTTCTCGAGAACATCATCCAATTGAGTGGCTTCAACGGCGGCAGAAAGAATTTTATGGTGGTCTGTACCTATTGTGCTCTGGGTTATGGGAGAACTGGATGAACCGGTACTTTGTGAATATATTGATGTGCTAGCAGTAAAAAAAAGGCAGAGCAAAATTGTAGCAAGGGGGGCTTTCATAGGTTGGTTCTCAGATTTGGGTGGTGGTCAATTTAGTATGGTTTTACGATTAAAGGTCAAAATCTTCGATAAGATACATTATTTTGTTAAAACAACAGGCATTTTTTTTGCTTCAAATTTGATTTAACGAAATGTTAACGCAGTGTTTTTATAAAGCCTGTCCGTTATCAATAGTTCAATTCATTAACTTTGAATGAATTGCTAAGAAAACAGGTATGATTTTTAAGGGAACTGACATTGAAGAAAAGCTCCAAAGAATCAGGAGCAGACAGAAAAAAGAAGCTCAAATTTTACAAGAAGTCCAAGAAATTTTACAAAAGGACACCTTGAAAGAAGAGAAAATTTCCACGGAACTCGCTTCAAAAAACAAATCCAACTCCAATGATTTTGTTTTTGATCTTTTGGATTCTGATAAAATCTTCCACATAGATCAAATAAAGGAAATCTGCATAGATTATAGGCTTCGCTTTTTGGACAGCTCCTATTTTAAGGGGAAGATTCCACAAAATGCCATTTCCAAAATAAAACAATTGGAGGCATCCCATAACACCGAACTAAAAGGGTACAAAATTATGGCACCTTCCAAACTATTTAAGTTGGAGGACAAAGATGACCCCCTTCTCTTCGCTCCCATTGGAAACGATTATTTTTATTTGGTCCACAAATGGGGCAATGACCTGCACCCGTTTCGAAAACTTTTGGCATGGCCCTTTAAGAATATTGTGAACCTCACCTTGCTTGTAGTTTTGATCAGTTATGTGGTGACGCTTATGGTACCCGATGGATTGTTTTCAAAAAACAATTCCACCGCCGAGTTTTGGATCATTTTCTTTTTTATGTTCAAATGTATGGCATCCGTGGTTATCTTTTACGGATTTGCTTTGGGCAAGAACTTTAATCCCGCCATTTGGAACAGCAAATATTTTAATGCCTAGACCGGAACGGCGTACATTTTTTCCCGTTGCTCTTTAATGGACTTATCAGACATGTAGTCGTCAAAGGTCAAGTAACGGTCAATGGTGCCTTTTGGGGTCAATTCTATGATTCTATTGGCCACGGTATGCACAAACTCGTGATCGTGGGTGGTCAATAGAATGGTGCCTTTAAAGTTTTTCAAGGAATTGTTGAAGGCCGTAATGCTTTCCAGGTCCAAATGGTTGGTGGGTTCATCCAATAACAACACATTGGCCCGAAGCATCATCATACGGCTCAGCATGCAACGGACTTTTTCTCCACCGGAGAGTACGGTGCATTTTTTCAAAGCCTCTTCCCCACTGAACAACATTTTTCCCAGAAATCCGCGGATGTAGACCTCTTCGCGTTCCTCCTCGGTCTTTGCCCATTGGCGCAACCAGTCCACCAAATTAATGTCCTCTTTGAAAAAATCGGAGTTGTCCGCAGGCAAATAGGACTGTGTAGTGGTCACGCCCCACTGGTACGAACCGGAATCAGCCTTGGTTTTTCCCGCTATAATATCGTAAAATGCAGTTGTAGCTCTAGAATCTTTGGAAAGAATGGCCACTTTATCGCCTTTTGCCAAATTGATGTTCACATTTTGAAACAGCACATCCCCATCTTCGGAGGTGGCGGAAAGTTTCTCCACATTCAGGATTTGATCTCCCGCTTCACGTTCACGGTCAAAAATGATAGCTGGATACCTTCGGCTAGAAGGTTTAATGTCCTCCACCTTCAGTTTATCCAACATCTTCTTTCGGGAAGTAGCCTGCTTGCTTTTGGCCACGTTGGCGCTAAATCGTTGAATAAATTCATTGAGCTCTTTGGCCTTTTCTTCAGCTTTCTTGTTCTGTTGCGCTCTCTGTCGGGCCGCCAACTGGCTACTCTCGTACCAAAATGTGTAGTTTCCTGAGTACAGATTGATTTTTCCAAAATCGATATCGGCAATGTGGGTACAAACAGCGTCCAAAAAGTGTCTATCGTGGGAAACCACAATTACGGTATTTTCATAATTGGCCAAAAAGTTCTCCAACCAATTGATGGTCTCGTAGTCCAAATCGTTGGTAGGCTCATCCATGATCAGTACATCAGGGTTTCCGAACAAAGCCTGGGCCAACAACACCCGTACTTTTAATTTAGAGTCCATGTCGGCCATGGTGGTGTAATGCAAATCTTCAGTAATCCCCAAGTTTGATAAAAGTGCGGCGGCATCACTGTCTGCATTCCAACCGTTCATTTCCTCGAACTCTACCTGCAACTCCCCTATCTTCTCCGCATTTTCATCCGAGTAATCGGCATAAAGGGCATCTATCTGCTTTTTGATTTTATACAAGGGCTTGTTTCCCATCACCACAGACTCCAATACCGTAAATTCGTCATACGCGTTGTGGTTCTGCTCCAAAATGGACATACGTTTTCCCGGTTCCAGATGAACATGCCCCGATGTAGGGTCCAACTGCCCTGACAAAATCTTCAAAAAAGTGGATTTCCCAGCACCATTGGCCCCAATGATACCATAGCAATTTCCATCGGTAAAGCTTACGTTTACTTCATCGAACAATACGCGTTTTCCAAACTGTACGGATAAATTGGATACTGATAACATGCAACTATTATTTTTTTGCAAAAGTAGCTAAAACCAATCCGTAAATCCAATTTAAGTACACATTATTAAAAGCCACAAAAACACAGTTTTACAACATTTAACTACACATTAACAAGCTCAGCTAACAGGTATCCTTAATTTTGTTTGATAAATGTATGGTTCCCTATATGGTTAGAATTCTACTCGGCCTCATCGTATTGTCAACTTTTGGTTGCGCAAATAAAAATGGAGAATGTGCCTCCGTTTTCTTTGGCGGTGAGATTGTCAATCCTACCAGCGACTACGTTGTACTCTACCGGGATGACGCTTACATAGACTCGGTGAAGCTTGACGACAACAACCGTTTTTCCTTTACGCTACAAGGAATTGATGAGGGACTATACCACTTTGATCATGCTCCCGAACTACAATACATTTATTTACAGGAAGGCGATAGCCTTTTGGCGCGTTTAAATACGGTTGAGTTTGACGAATCCTTGGTCTTTTCCGGGACTGGAAGCGAGGTGAACAATTTTTTGGTTGAAATGTTTTTGGCCTATGAAAACGAAGAACCCCAGGTTTACGAATATTATCCATTGCCTCCGGAAATTTTCAGCAAAAAAATTGATTCGTTGCGTGAAATAAAGATCAATCACCTTAATGAGCTTGTAGCAGACAGTGAATTATCGGAGCGTGCGTTGAACATGGCTAGAGCTACCATCGATTACAACAGTTATATCTCAAAGGAAAAATACCCGTTCTATCATAAACGTAAAACCGGTGAAGAGACCATACATGACCTTACAGGTTCTTTTTATGCATACCGAAAGAATATAAATCTAAACAATAGGGACCTGACCTATTTTAGACCCTATTTTGATTTTATGAAATGGCATTTTGGGAATATATCCTATATGACCTGTTTGAAGGATTGTGGTGATGACCAAGAGGCGGTAAGTGACCGTCTCCACTTTAACAAACACAAGCTTTATTTGGTGGACAGTTTGGTTGCAGAAAATGAAATCAGGGATATCCTCTTCAGGAACATTGCCGTGGACTATTTGTTGAAAGAACACAATCCCAGTCAAGAATGTCAAGCTTTTATCGATAAGTTCAACACGCTTTCTTCCAACGAGGAACACAAAGCCGAAATAGACCATCTTTACAAGGGAATCAAGCACTTACAGCCCAATAATGTTCTTCCCGATTTTAAACTCAAGAACACCAACAACCAAGAGGTT
Encoded here:
- a CDS encoding fasciclin domain-containing protein; protein product: MKAPLATILLCLFFTASTSIYSQSTGSSSSPITQSTIGTDHHKILSAAVEATQLDDVLENAGPFTIFAPSDAAFERFSSEKMNQLINSQDKSALKSLVAYHIVAGHLTASRILRAMCRGNGKASFTTIQGKKLLAHLDGYDIVLTDPIGNTARITTADVNQRNTVIHEIDSVILPVQM
- a CDS encoding ABC-F family ATP-binding cassette domain-containing protein gives rise to the protein MLSVSNLSVQFGKRVLFDEVNVSFTDGNCYGIIGANGAGKSTFLKILSGQLDPTSGHVHLEPGKRMSILEQNHNAYDEFTVLESVVMGNKPLYKIKKQIDALYADYSDENAEKIGELQVEFEEMNGWNADSDAAALLSNLGITEDLHYTTMADMDSKLKVRVLLAQALFGNPDVLIMDEPTNDLDYETINWLENFLANYENTVIVVSHDRHFLDAVCTHIADIDFGKINLYSGNYTFWYESSQLAARQRAQQNKKAEEKAKELNEFIQRFSANVAKSKQATSRKKMLDKLKVEDIKPSSRRYPAIIFDREREAGDQILNVEKLSATSEDGDVLFQNVNINLAKGDKVAILSKDSRATTAFYDIIAGKTKADSGSYQWGVTTTQSYLPADNSDFFKEDINLVDWLRQWAKTEEEREEVYIRGFLGKMLFSGEEALKKCTVLSGGEKVRCMLSRMMMLRANVLLLDEPTNHLDLESITAFNNSLKNFKGTILLTTHDHEFVHTVANRIIELTPKGTIDRYLTFDDYMSDKSIKEQREKMYAVPV
- a CDS encoding redoxin domain-containing protein — translated: MVRILLGLIVLSTFGCANKNGECASVFFGGEIVNPTSDYVVLYRDDAYIDSVKLDDNNRFSFTLQGIDEGLYHFDHAPELQYIYLQEGDSLLARLNTVEFDESLVFSGTGSEVNNFLVEMFLAYENEEPQVYEYYPLPPEIFSKKIDSLREIKINHLNELVADSELSERALNMARATIDYNSYISKEKYPFYHKRKTGEETIHDLTGSFYAYRKNINLNNRDLTYFRPYFDFMKWHFGNISYMTCLKDCGDDQEAVSDRLHFNKHKLYLVDSLVAENEIRDILFRNIAVDYLLKEHNPSQECQAFIDKFNTLSSNEEHKAEIDHLYKGIKHLQPNNVLPDFKLKNTNNQEVTLKQIVGRKKNTVIYFWTASQKKPFRDNIKQVAELKKKHPDYNFVGINLKTSYPQWKMLVEEYNLDEKSQFHGENFKEIQMAMIIDKINKCVITKDTVIVDAFADLYTSL